In the genome of Lactuca sativa cultivar Salinas chromosome 3, Lsat_Salinas_v11, whole genome shotgun sequence, the window ggaaagtcttgggatacccacctaccgttggtcgagttttcatataacaatagttatcattcgagcattaaggtggcccctttcgaagcactgtacgggcgtaaatgtagatcaccgttatgttgggctgaagtaggtgacacccagctagctggaacacatacgtcggatagggcaatgacaggaccggaaatcattcgcgagaccacagaaaagattgtccagatcagagctcgattacaggcatcgcgcgaccggcagaagagctacgctgataaacggcgaaagcccttagagttccaggtcggtgatcgagtattgttgaaggtctcaccctggaaaggagttatacgtttcggaaaacgaggaaagctaaacccgcgatacattggacctttcgaaatcgtcgcccgaataggtccggtagcctacagactacaactacccgcggagctaaacggtgtgcaccccgtgtttcatgtttctaatctgaaaaagtgcctatcagatgaaactctcgtcattcctcttgacgaaatcgaaatcaatgagaatctcctgttcgtcgaagaaccaatcgaaatcatggacagggaggtgaagcgtactaaacaaagtcgcatcccgatcgtgaaggtacggtggaacgcaaagcgtgggccagaattcacgtgggaacgcgaggatcaaatgaagcagaagtaccctcacctattctagcaattctcaaatctagctttcaaacagaatttcgggacgaaattccctctaacggggggatgatgtcacaactgtaaattttaagctatgtaatctacacattcaagttaatgtgaatcaaaaactttaaccaaatacaagatacaagtactatagatagtcatcaaacaattggaaaccctagaagttttggttaagtccattttggactaagacttccttattggatccaaatggaccaataagcttccaattggactatcatgggtttaggaccctaattgggctctaattggacccacattcgtttatttcaatattttgggctaggtagaacctagaaggaaacaaaacacaagttttgatccataattaaacctaacctagcttaataaagcacaaaaatcacaattttattttataagtccaataaacaCCCTaattacctctaatgttgggcttgggggcaaaagcccaaatttttcctctttccccttcatattctcggcccaaggcccaaatccaaggggaggttgactttggttgccacctcactattacctaatggatttctaggcacaaatcacatacacccatgcatgtatcacttcaagagtcatttctttctctcctcccttcttgctctcggccaagcatcaccacacacaccaaaatatctcaactttctctctagaacactcaaagaactctccttccctcccctctccaaaaatctcgaaatttagggactttccaagaggattttgcaagtaaatcatcatctaaggtaagattatgcatagatctatggtttaaattcttttattatcaaaatctcttcctaatccatgtaaaaaccgtgatcttgcactctagaaacccaataatctcgaaaagttcatcaaggagtgcaagggccaaaaatcacttcatttcttccaatttttcttcaagaaccgaaactacccactcaaggtgagattcatacccctattttctgtttttaagagtttttgtgggggggaatacaagtgaaagtgtagatctatatgtatttgtatgccttgtatgatttccatgcttatatgtatgcttatatgtgttttaatgttggatctagccattaaacccctcaaaaccgagatataactcatgttttatgatattagcttcaaatatgttcctacataataagtgatacaagaaaaatagctaagtggttagcaacaatttcctTTAAGCTAAAAatacacattttgggccaaaaatgtgaaaaatacaaaattaagggcccaaaatgatattttacagattctgatggttgaaatgtgtcaaaacagtttcaatgaagctatttctggaattttattcatttagaggattaaaaacataaatttcaagcctattgggctaaaaatgtaaatttcggcccaataaggcccattatgcgaattttcctgttttggagggccaaaactgtaactttctgtaaaacagtggactataagtgtcccaaacccttttcaaaggtttaaaatgctttttaaatttaaaaaggaccaaagttgcaaaaattttccaatttgggccaaaattgtcaaagttgcgaaaataagggattaaaaccgagaaaactgcattttcagggtcttaaactgttttctatgaaaaatatgctgaaaaatattaatttcaataatttttggtgttaaaatatcaagaaaaatagtttaaggaccaaaccgggaagtatttaataaaaagggttgaaaatgtaaattttacaaataatgaggggctgaaaacaggaatatttcaaggctaattcaatatacacaatttgattaaataatggcatcACGGCTATCTACGAAattcaatacactacaataccaaaagtcgttgttaaacgaattggttcggtctcgaaccaataaaatccgaaaactactaacactacgacgctatgacactacgacactacgattcatacaactaacgatttggaattcactatacatacgagtgtgcacagacgtctacgcaccatcttcgggccccaaaagtgtaaaatcttgttcgttgagcctagctagcccaatgacctgatcttaaggcccgaagacctctatcttacgaagtgttgggttttaccaatccgacacgacgtaaccggactttcaatggctgtagactactggtccccaagggtcctttagtgtcgccagtggagtctgcctttttgcgaggcgggtctgggacccctcgtacactatatccccaaccggttaatggagtcaccggggtcttcgtgacctctttctcttcggatgtgggactacacctagtcagggcgattggataacgcgattagtactgacgacgccttcgggttcgttagtataactgtaaactgggcgtttgtgtaacgcgggtttgtagtaaataatcctgctcgagaaccttccaacgtcgcctgtgactgacactatacgctatgcaatggtttcaatgtaacttcatgtaattcaaggaactaggagaacatcgggttttcctagggttttcaatacatacagatttgaaatgcatacatcttcaatgaacatttttttttacaagtatagaaacaaacaagcatacctatggatcttcacaaacgttttccaaagcttttcttttcagaaaatatcggattttctggtggtttttcaagcaatacaaacattcgatttccaacactacttatgaactcaccaacatttcatatgttgacgtttttcaaaatacttgtattctcagggaaccagtgaatcaagggaaatcatactcagtgacggttgcagtttatttttgaatgaaccaaacaacattaatttttggaaatgtaatgtcttaaacaatgtatgacatgtaaacactactggttgtactatgttgatgaatggtgacgaatgttgtttgtttcatatatattcaatgttatggtattcaattgagtcacgacagcccccggacgtttccgccgtttggttcgggggtgtgacacgttACAGATCATCTGGATACAACTTGGTATATAAATACAAGGGCCGCATCTCTCCTTGCCTCGGACTAAGGTATACTCCATTCTATTAGCAATAAGAGTTATATTAATTATGTCCTTATTGGTAATCGTTTATTGATACTCGTTACTCACATTACCACACATAACACTTACACAATGTTCTTACTGTCATTCCTAATATTATCAAATACCTTATATATGTACGTAAATTTACCAAAGATAATGAAGTTTCCACTAAATTTGATGAGTTTTTCTTTCTATGAAGCACTTCGACATTCGACGAACAACTCTTAGGTATGATAGCTTGGGAGATCTTTATCTAGCTCCCATGAAGTCTTGATCTCATGTTGCTCTTGTTTTATACAGTCTGTCCTTAATTATGGCACCAACGCCTCGACCATTCATGCGTACGTGTTCTTCGGTCATTGATTTCAAATAATTGTGTTGCTTGTAATAAAAACGTTAGTCCTGCTTCTTGCCATGCATGTCGTATCGGGAAACATTTTTGTTACCATTGTACTATTTTCATTGTCATGCATGTCCTATTAGGAAACATGTTCGGTTACCGTTTTACTATTTTCCTTGTAATAAGTTAGGGTTGTTATTCAAGTCAGAACCGGAGCGAACCCGAATAACCGTCAACTGAATAGGACTGATTGGAGAAATTGAAAACTGGATTGATTAAACCTATACGGGTCTGGTTTGGTTATTACCCAAATAAATTGAATAACACTTACAATATGATTAAGGACCGAATAGAACTAAAAAGACCGAATCAAACcgaaaaggaacgaataaaccaTATTGTTTggtaattttttataatttaggGGGCCTTTTGTAATTATTTAAGGTATTAGAAACGCAATAAGATATATTTCATTAATATTGTCAATCTTGAGTTGATATCAATACTATGTCGGTTTTCACCTTGAGTTTCTCGAGAAATCTAACCATAACTCTACAAATATTTAAATCTTCATTTACGGAGGGACAAAACATTTGGAACATATGTAAgatttattaaaataaagtaaatgTTAGTTAAAAAACTAGCTATAATACCCCTTGTTTAGGAGCCTGAATCTCATTGAATATACAACCAAAAAATGCATGTAAACAATAGTGGAATAAATTATTAGGTTCGGATTCGATTTAGATTCGGTTTTCTGTACGAATATTCGGTCCGGCCGTTCATTGTACTATCCCTTTGATGATATGGAAAATATTTCAACCTAATATGCATGTGTGGCCGACCCTTTTGCATCTAGCTTCCATCATTCCATTTTAAACAACACAAAAGATGCAATGTTAAGATAGGGACCCTCCGATCGTTTAAGATGAGCCATTCACGTGTAATGAAAACATTAATCCGCTTGCATGCACTAACTTTGTCGAACAAAATTAATTTTAACATTTACAAGTGATATGTTAAATACATACAGAAAAAAGACATCCAATGAGTTTTATATTATGCTTTTTATCCATACTAAATTCAATTTGTTTTCAAGTAATGATACAATATCATTATTAAGCCCCTTTTGCTGGTCATCTGACCATTTATGTGGAACGAAATAGCTAAAACAAGATCCTAAAAATCTGTCTTATTGTCatataaaataaacacataaataaataaataaataacgagAGAGTTAAAACAGGAATATTGAGTATAAATGAACATTATGAACACCTTTCTAGCTTCTTTTGTGTTGACATGCTAATGATGTGTGGGGTAAGATCTCAACTTTTAGTTAATAGTAGCATAATAGATCAATAATTTAGTTACTTGCTAAATACTCCTATATAAATTGTATTTAAAAGTAAAAGAACGAAAACCCAAGTCGACTATATTACAAAGCATGTGTGTTTGCTCCTTGGAATAGAATTTTCAATTACAATAAATTTGATGATAAATTCCTTTGCCAAAAAGGATTTGTCGTGGCAATCGTGTTTAGCCAAAAACATGTGGATTTTGCGGAAACCATGCATGCTAGCTACTTTCGTCGATGTCAAACTTAACAAGCATTCGTCTCCTCAATTAATGGCTAAATCCATCCACAATTACGTACTTCAGTCCTCATGGCCACAAAAGAATCAAATCAAAGATACATCTTGATTTCAAAATCGTAACGTGATCAGTGTAAAGATTGTTCACTTTCAGAAATCAGACGGTGTTCATATTATATTTGGTAATATAGTAACATGAGTGAAGTAGAATCTGTTACGGGTGTCAAAGATAACAGCGAGTCGGAGTCCACAACTTCCGTCACCGGAAGAGAACTAATCAGACCTGTAGCAGTAGGTGCTCTACGATTACCATGGAAGCTGTTCTTCCTCCCGATTTCTGTAATCGGTGGTAGCGTAGGGAGAGTTACCGGTTCAGTTAGGCTGAGTTTTCGGGTGGCTACTGATTCTGTTTTCTCTTATTGGCTACGCATGGTCCGGTTAACTAGCTCTAGTCGTAGCCGGAAACCGTCGTCGACTCCTCTAGTTTCGGCTTCTGTGTCAACAACGGTGGAGGCATCGGAAGCAGTGGATTTCTTGTCAGAATTTGAGAGTCGATATGGTGAAATACATCCAAATTTCGTTCCCGGGGGTTTTATGGATGCAGTGGAGTTGTCTAGGCGTGAGTGTAAGCTGTTGTTTGTTTACTTGCACTCACCGGATAATCCTGATTCATCGTCGTTCTGTGTAAAGACTCTGTGTTCGGAGTTTTTATCGGCGTTTGTAAACGAAAACTTTGTTTCTTGGGGTGATACTATTGGGAAAAATGAGAGACTTGAAATCAGTAAGAGCTTGAACGCTTCTAGGTTTCCTTTCTGGGCGGTGATTAAAGGAGCCACCGACACCGGCGAGGGTTTTTCTAAGCTCCGGCAGGTATAATCTTCTAATCTAAGATTCTCTGCTCAACCTCCTCCTTTATAATTCGTATTTCATTGTAGTTTGAGGGGCCTTCATCAGCTGAAGAAATGGTTACAGAGTTGCAGAGTGTTCTAGAAGAAAATGCCGCATCCCTTGTTGCAGCAAGCGTCGATAGCACCGATGAACACACAAACAGCTCGCCATTGATGGAGGAAGAAGACGCTCCATGTTCAGTTGCACTTGAAGCCGATCTAGTATGTTCTCATCTAACATTGATCTTAAAATTAAGAATCCTACTTTACTGGGTTAAATTGTTCATGCGATTTCAGGGTAACGAATTCCAGAGGGAGGAAGATCAAAACGAAATAGAACCGGAAGCTGAGAGTGAAGCTAAGTTGTGCGAGGAGGAAGCTTCGTTGCTGGTGGCTGAACCTGAACCTGAACCGGGACCTGATTTTGTTCAGGTATAACATAATACTTAACCACTCAAAATCTAAATTCCAGAAAACTCAATCTACAAGAACACGCTGTAACACCATTTGGATTGTTGTCCCAAAAATGCATCATCTAGTTTGAGGGGCCTTCATCACCTGAAGAAATGGTTACAGAGTTGCAGAGTGTTCTTGAAGAAAATGACCGAGCCTTTGATGCAGCAAGCGTCAATACCACAGATGAGCACACAAACAACCCACCATTGATGGAGGAAGAAGACGCTCCATATCCAGCTGCACTTGAAGCCGATCAAGTGTGTTTTGATCTGACATTGATCTAACAAGAAACATGCTTTAATTGCTTAAATTGTTGATTCCATTTCAGGATGACGAATTGCAGATGGAAGAAGATCAAAACGGAAAGGAACTGGAAGCAGAGCGTGATGCTAAATTGTGCGATGAGCCGGAGCCAGAGCCAGAGCCGGAGCCTGAGCCTGAGCCTGTTATTGAGGTATAAATTTTTGGATCTCAAAATCTAAATTCATGAAATTGAATCCATAAGAAGATATGGTATTAGGGTAGAAATAGAGTTATAGATGTAATTGTGGTGTTTGATTTTATGTGAAGGTGTTCGTGAGACTACCAATAGGAGAGAATATAGTAGGAAGTTTTCCTTGTACAGCTACTCTACAATCTGTGTATGATTTCGTAGATTCTTCGGGGTGGTTAGATGTCGGGAGCTACACTCTTGTCACCTTCTTCCCTCGAGTTCTTTATGGTCAGCATCAACTCTCCTCCACACTTGAAGAACTTGGACTGCACCCTCAAACCAGTCTTTTTGTGGAGCTCAATTACTGAAACTTCACTTTTACTTTCAAATTGTACATTCTTATTCTATATGTAACAGTAACAACAGTTGATAAACAAAActgaattgataaaaaaaaattaaataaagaaCAAATTTATGGCTTCGCCCGGGTTCGAACCGGAGACCTTCAGTGTGTTAGACTGACGTGATAACCAACTACACCACGAAACCttttatttcaattttaaatGATTTAGTATATAAAGTATACGCATTCGTAGTTTTACGGGATAATTTTTGTTTGTAAAACTTTTGAGGAAATTTCTAGCGTGCAAGAGAACTTAAGCGTCAATTGTTTATAAATCATGATCTCGCTTATAACTtgatccatttttttttttttttttttttctgcaaAGTATTCTTGAATTCAGTCTCATTAACGTTAATTTGAGATAGAATTTTTATTGCATGAAGCATAATAATGACCTTCAAATTTGGTTCTTTAGGATCCCTAATCCCCTCCCGTCTCGAATTTAGATTGTTATAGGTGATAAATGAGGCTTGATTTCTAGAGATACTCCCTTGATTCTTGCCCCTTTATATCAAGCTCTTTTTTTAGCCTCTgcatacatacatataaataaATATCTGAGTAATTTATTTTATCTTCTTTGATATGAGAAGAAAGACATGAATTAATATCTTGaatgctttgatatgtttgaagGATTCGTTGAGAATGATATTTAATTGAAATTACTTTCGATCTCAAACGTGAATTGATTCTTTTTCTGTTGCTCCTGAAGCGTTTTCTGATCTTTACCAAATATAGATTTTGTGTCATTTATTGTTTAGTCTTGAGCAAGATTGTAAAAATCGTTTGGCGATAGCTCGGCGGTCGACTGGCGATAAGCGATTAGTCGGACTATGCggagattaatcggagattagttggggacccttaattattaataaaattatttaaaaaattaatatttcctaaAAAGCTAAgtgtttgaaaatttaaaattttaaaattttgaaaatttttctttaatattttaaaatttgaaaacttaaaaatttgaaaatttaaaattttggtgtaatatttgaaaattaaaattttttgaattttttaaaaaatttccacCTATGACCGCCGAGACCACCAAGGACCGCCCAGGCCGATTTTGACCAATTTCCGTCAAACACCTTAATCGTAATCGGTTTAAGGCCGTCAAGCGATTAATCGGCCGCCCACTTCGATTTCTGCAACACTGGTCTTGAGCCATCTTTTCCTTGAACGATGATACCAATGAATTCTGAGGATGGACGCTTGATGTCTGCAAACAATTTGCTTCAAGAATTTAAACATAAGTCAAAGCCAAATCGGCAACAGGAGCCTCGGGATAGTAGCATTGTCAAAATATGCCCTAATAGTCGTTATATTTGGGTAAGATCTTGTTTCAATTTCCCATGTAGTAGAATTTGACAAAGACAGTTTATCAATTTCTTAGTTCATATTTTTCTTTCTTCAGTGCAATGAGCTACTTAGGACTTGGGAGAGGGGCATTAAGATTGTGTATGATTTCCGAACCCACCTTCTAGGCTACTATAATGAATTTACATATTACAAAAGATGCTTTAAAGAATGAACATATTGATTTCATAGTTTCTTTTTTTAGGTATTCATATATACTAGGGATTTGATGAAGTTGAAGGAATTGAAGTTGCTTGGATCCAAGTGAGTTTAGATGTTACGTTGCAACCACCACAACAACTTGAGAGATTGTATTATGAAATTCAGCTACTCAAGACACTGAAACATAAGAATATCATCAAGAATACAATGATCTAGTCGACATATATTCATTCGGAATATGCATACTAGAGTCAATTACATGTAATATTCATATAGAGAATGTAACAACCatgcacatatatatatatatatatatatatatatatatatatatatatatatgtatatatatatatatatatatatatatatatatataaacattactTCAATAAGTTTCCCAATTAAAAGTATATATTTGATGTGTTATATATATTATGTtccaaaaatgagatttttttccCATTTTTTAGCAGTATTTTCTAACTATAAGTATAGTCAAAGCGGACTAACGATTATATATTTGTGTTCTCCTCCATGATACCTGTTTTTAGATATATCATACATCCAAAACGGATTAAAGATGAATGAGAAATTACATGTTAAAGTGAGGTGTTTGGAAAAGTATAAGTAAGTGGTTTATTGGGTTTTACTTTGTGGGGGTATGAAAAAAATGAGTTTATAACTACAAAAACTAGCTAACTTTACACAACCAAGGTTGTTTCTTGCACACATGTAGGAGGTGCAAATGCGAGCCAGTTTGGCTCCAGTTGACTAGAAAAATTCAAGGACATTTTTGCAATTAATTTCTTTTCGTTTACAATCTCGAATTAAAGGTCATTAATAATTAGATTTTTTGATTTCTTAATTAAATTGGGCTCtttaattcttcattggttacACCATTTTGGTCGATAATGAGACACACCAAATGAGACGATGCTCACTTCCTTTCTTACGATTCTGCTTCTTCTTTCTCCTACTACAACCAAGGTATTTTCCAAGCCCATCATTTGTCCGGCCAATCTTGAAGAATCGATTTCCATTGTTGTATCATGGGAAAAAAAACACTCATATAGGGTGGTTTTAAGGACGCTGTGTTAAACATAGGCCTCAACAACAATCGTTTAATTCTGTTCTTTTGTGCAATTACCTGTTATATTTTCCTAACATATTGTTGATGTATAATCTTGATTTTTTGTATTGTAGGGTATAAAGCCAACTACTCTTATGAAAATAAAGGACCCACACCGCAAGTGAAGCAATTCCAAAAAGTAAACAAGTGTGTTATTAGCTTATGATATGTAAATTGACAAAGCAAAACTCATGTGTTAGTGAGAGAACCAATTCATATTAAAAGGAGAAAAGAACGATGAATACTCtatcttatttattttaagaatTTATGATTTCAATGGTAAGAGCTTTAATTTCAGTCTTTATCGATTATAAGACAGTGTATATTAAAAAAGTTGTGTAATTTAATGACATATGGAGTAAGGAATATTGGGTTCCCATTTTATCTTCATTCTGACATTGTACATTTGATAGCTCAAGAGATGATTGACCAACTTGACTTGTTATAGAAAAATGTTTCCTTCATAGCCAGGTTAATAGAAGACATTATCTTGAAGCTTATACCTACTTGGAAAAGTTCATGTATATGTGAAGGTTCTCAAATCGATCAAAGTTCAATAGGATCATTAAGACTATGATAATCATGGATGCAATTATTCAATTCATTCATCAACTACATATTTAGGGTATTCAGTATGGGTCAAAGAGCTCGGAGATCTATAACATAGATTCGTAGACAACCATGTCTTCTAATTCAAACATATGCCCTCTCCTCGTTCTCCAAAGGTTTTGAGTAAGAAATTGGAGAAGGAGCTTGACGCAATTGATGCTCAATACCATCAATGGTTAAAGTGTAATTAAAAGGTTCAGAGAAACAAAGAAGGTTACTATGTTTAACTTTCAGTGTGATTTTAAAAGCCTGCAATATTAGACTTGACATGTGTTCCCTTTTATTGGACTGAGCTATGTCCACACTTGAAACATTCATGTCAAAGTCTTGATCTAATCATCTCCGTGATCCATTTATCCCTACAATTGTAGCCTatcaagaaaaaagaaaaaagaaaaacaatattaGACTTGACATGTGTTCCCTTTTATTGGACTGAGCTATGTCCACACTTGAAACATTCATGTCAAAGTCTTGATCTAATCATCTCCGTGATCCATTTATCCCTACAATTGTAGCCTAtcaagaaaaaagaaaaacaattcCTCTTCTGAAAATAACCATGATCTCAAAAATAATTGATGTAAACTATTTAACATACTTCTTGATTGTCCCATAATTCTTGAGGTATTGTGGTTGTCTCTTGTTCTCATCTCGTGTATTCGTCATACGAGATtttttcttgaattctttgaTGAGATATACACATATACCTCACCAAATGCCCCATGTCAATATTGCTACCATAGGATCATTATATATTTCAAGTACATCATGGTCATCATGATCTTGTTTGTATTGACTAAATGTTTAACCACTCGAAGTATTACTCTACTTCCCATAAGAAGTTGTCAACCACAAGTGCATCTTTCTTCCTAAGACTAACGAGTATGGGTACCAAAATGTTGTGGAGAACCAATGAGGCACCTCCATAATTCCAGTATAACGGCTAAAATACCGTCCCTTGCTCGCTAGCGTTATAACATCATGAAACGGGAGAAtttgtgaaacatcccaaaaatacggtccaaaattttcatttttaatttataaataatacgATAGTAACCCAAATcatctcataaaaacataagtgatagtatctcaaaacatcatatcaaaacactatatcaaaatcacatgtccaaatatcagagtaaatcatcctAGGCTAAacgttgtggtgtgtgcaatgcagtcatcccgagctcttccccttactagcggaagtaccagaaaccaaaactgaaaactttaagcaagaagcttagtgagtctccccaaactaccacataccatacacataatcacataaacacataacttgGGCCTATCCCATTACATTGGGCCCTGCCCGTCATCGAACCGAAGTTcggcatcgggccctgcccgacatcgagccccgctcggcatCGGACCAAAATTCGTCATCGGACCCCGACCGGCATCGAGCAAAGCTCGGGATACATaagcatatcaacaaatacatataaacataaaaacataacataaacatataaacattcatcgggcttgccccgacatcagaaTGAAGTCTGGAAACATTCAAACAGACACATGCCAGAATCACTAAGACATCAAGAATACAAACATTCATCGGTCTTGCCCGAGTATCGATCCGAAGTCCGTAACATATGAACCTACATCGGGAACAGCCCATCATCGGACCTTAGTTCGGCATATGCTAACATACACAAACggaccaacattggtgccttcgacccgtccCTACtagaagaaaactcacctcaaatgtcgagTGAAATAGTTGAATGTCTCTGCTCCTGTAACCGGCTCTACTCACACCCTATACAAAActaatgggttttatgcataagaacaatcatatgtgctcatacaaaccctaatgcttggatctaggtttctctattgtacatgcaatgaatccaagacttgcaaaccctaatctagcatacataatttcgaaattagctaattacatcagatctagatgtttacctcttcaaatagtggcttgaatcttcttctcttgagcctagagtcacaattgtaactcctctaatgagtcacaaacaccacaagcaagaaggaaactttTGGAGAGGAAGGAGGATGCTaattttcggccctagggtttctcttggaagcaagtggccgaaaattgaaGCCTTGGGGTCTTAATTTATCGTGCatgttgctagggtttcagtctaaaccctaatggacaacttagccaccaagcagccctaggaaccttctggaataaggcccttggacgaaaatataaTGATCCCTCATCAtgatttcgttcccccttagtccattaggtttcctagcccagaactcaactatcacacatttgacagtttatgcccctttatttaattaatctcttttagtcaccaa includes:
- the LOC111918765 gene encoding plant UBX domain-containing protein 10 isoform X1, producing MSEVESVTGVKDNSESESTTSVTGRELIRPVAVGALRLPWKLFFLPISVIGGSVGRVTGSVRLSFRVATDSVFSYWLRMVRLTSSSRSRKPSSTPLVSASVSTTVEASEAVDFLSEFESRYGEIHPNFVPGGFMDAVELSRRECKLLFVYLHSPDNPDSSSFCVKTLCSEFLSAFVNENFVSWGDTIGKNERLEISKSLNASRFPFWAVIKGATDTGEGFSKLRQFEGPSSAEEMVTELQSVLEENAASLVAASVDSTDEHTNSSPLMEEEDAPCSVALEADLGNEFQREEDQNEIEPEAESEAKLCEEEASLLVAEPEPEPGPDFVQFEGPSSPEEMVTELQSVLEENDRAFDAASVNTTDEHTNNPPLMEEEDAPYPAALEADQDDELQMEEDQNGKELEAERDAKLCDEPEPEPEPEPEPEPVIEVFVRLPIGENIVGSFPCTATLQSVYDFVDSSGWLDVGSYTLVTFFPRVLYGQHQLSSTLEELGLHPQTSLFVELNY
- the LOC111918765 gene encoding plant UBX domain-containing protein 10 isoform X4, which encodes MSEVESVTGVKDNSESESTTSVTGRELIRPVAVGALRLPWKLFFLPISVIGGSVGRVTGSVRLSFRVATDSVFSYWLRMVRLTSSSRSRKPSSTPLVSASVSTTVEASEAVDFLSEFESRYGEIHPNFVPGGFMDAVELSRRECKLLFVYLHSPDNPDSSSFCVKTLCSEFLSAFVNENFVSWGDTIGKNERLEISKSLNASRFPFWAVIKGATDTGEGFSKLRQFEGPSSAEEMVTELQSVLEENAASLVAASVDSTDEHTNSSPLMEEEDAPCSVALEADLREEDQNEIEPEAESEAKLCEEEASLLVAEPEPEPGPDFVQDDELQMEEDQNGKELEAERDAKLCDEPEPEPEPEPEPEPVIEVFVRLPIGENIVGSFPCTATLQSVYDFVDSSGWLDVGSYTLVTFFPRVLYGQHQLSSTLEELGLHPQTSLFVELNY
- the LOC111918765 gene encoding plant UBX domain-containing protein 10 isoform X2, whose protein sequence is MSEVESVTGVKDNSESESTTSVTGRELIRPVAVGALRLPWKLFFLPISVIGGSVGRVTGSVRLSFRVATDSVFSYWLRMVRLTSSSRSRKPSSTPLVSASVSTTVEASEAVDFLSEFESRYGEIHPNFVPGGFMDAVELSRRECKLLFVYLHSPDNPDSSSFCVKTLCSEFLSAFVNENFVSWGDTIGKNERLEISKSLNASRFPFWAVIKGATDTGEGFSKLRQFEGPSSAEEMVTELQSVLEENAASLVAASVDSTDEHTNSSPLMEEEDAPCSVALEADLREEDQNEIEPEAESEAKLCEEEASLLVAEPEPEPGPDFVQFEGPSSPEEMVTELQSVLEENDRAFDAASVNTTDEHTNNPPLMEEEDAPYPAALEADQDDELQMEEDQNGKELEAERDAKLCDEPEPEPEPEPEPEPVIEVFVRLPIGENIVGSFPCTATLQSVYDFVDSSGWLDVGSYTLVTFFPRVLYGQHQLSSTLEELGLHPQTSLFVELNY
- the LOC111918765 gene encoding plant UBX domain-containing protein 10 isoform X3, producing the protein MSEVESVTGVKDNSESESTTSVTGRELIRPVAVGALRLPWKLFFLPISVIGGSVGRVTGSVRLSFRVATDSVFSYWLRMVRLTSSSRSRKPSSTPLVSASVSTTVEASEAVDFLSEFESRYGEIHPNFVPGGFMDAVELSRRECKLLFVYLHSPDNPDSSSFCVKTLCSEFLSAFVNENFVSWGDTIGKNERLEISKSLNASRFPFWAVIKGATDTGEGFSKLRQFEGPSSAEEMVTELQSVLEENAASLVAASVDSTDEHTNSSPLMEEEDAPCSVALEADLGNEFQREEDQNEIEPEAESEAKLCEEEASLLVAEPEPEPGPDFVQDDELQMEEDQNGKELEAERDAKLCDEPEPEPEPEPEPEPVIEVFVRLPIGENIVGSFPCTATLQSVYDFVDSSGWLDVGSYTLVTFFPRVLYGQHQLSSTLEELGLHPQTSLFVELNY